The Hemicordylus capensis ecotype Gifberg chromosome 6, rHemCap1.1.pri, whole genome shotgun sequence genome window below encodes:
- the LOC128328754 gene encoding zinc finger protein 581-like translates to MELQRHSKSIGDPLRPPESPHLQDPTSNTGQSIKLELEDEGGDIQTSPPKLSRPPVPSPGGALLQGLNGLPGAGKRAHVSGGAAGTEQGEPSRLGRYLLIDSQGLPYTVLVEEGVGAAGAAAGGTDGGGSGGSLRKVYCCPVCSRTFEYLSYLQRHSITHSESKPHVCRACGKAFKRTSHLERHKYTHSGRKPHQCPICQRSFRDSGELSHHQRVHTGERPYQCEACHMRFGERNTLQRHIRRKHRLQLLPTP, encoded by the coding sequence ATGGAGCTTCAGAGACATTCCAAGTCCATAGGGGATCCCCTCAGACCGCCGGAAAGCCCCCATCTGCAAGACCCCACAAGCAACACAGGACAATCCATCAAGTTGGAACTGGAGGATGAGGGAGGGGATATCCAGACATCACCTCCTAAGCTCTCTCGCCCACCCGTGCCTTCTCCTGGTGGTGCCCTTCTTCAGGGTTTGAATGGGTTACCTGGGGCAGGCAAGCGGGCACATGTTTCTGGAGGGGCGGCAGGCACGGAACAAGGAGAACCCTCTCGATTGGGCCGCTACTTGTTGATTGACAGTCAGGGGTTGCCGTACACAGTGCTGGTGGAAGagggggtaggggcggcaggggcggcagcagggggcaCCGACGGGGGCGGGAGTGGGGGATCCTTGCGGAAAGTATACtgctgccctgtgtgctcacggaCATTTGAGTACCTGTCTTACCTGCAGCGCCATAGCATCACCCATTCAGAGAGCAAGCCTCACGTCTGCCGAGCGTGCGGCAAGGCCTTCAAGCGCACGTCCCACTTGGAGCGCCACAAGTACACCCACTCAGGCCGCAAGCCCCACCAGTGCCCCATCTGCCAGCGCAGCTTCCGGGACTCGGGGGAGCTCTCGCATCACCAGCGGGTGCACACGGGGGAACGGCCCTATCAGTGCGAGGCGTGCCACATGCGCTTTGGCGAGCGCAACACACTGCAGAGGCACATCCGCCGGAAGCATCGTCTGCAGCTCCTCCCCACACCATAG